The DNA sequence TCACCATCTCACATTCTAATGTGGCCCATTAAACTTCCCATAAACAAGATCTTCAATCTGTGATAATAACTTGTGGAATTCTTTAGCTGTATTTGCTGTTGTGTACATGGCAACTACTTTGTAAGTTGGTAGGCATTGGTGGGGTTTGATACATATTTGCATTACTGTAATGcctatatgtaatatatttaagtTACATTGAGTAAATATCTTGTCAATATGAATGGGTAAGATATTGAATCACAAAATATCTGTAAGCATACTGTTTGTCATGTGAAAGGCACAAACACTTAAAGCACCTTGTCTAGAAGCCTTAGAAACTAAAAGCTTTGGGCGAAGTGGATGTGCTGGATCCGGTTTGTTCACTAGTTTTCTTAAGACCTTTTCCTCGCAGTACATGTTGCCACTGAGAAACTCTTTAGTTTAATATATTACCGATTCCTCTTGAATGGTAACTCACCAAGGGTGATGTGTGTACTTATTTAATGTTTGTTTTAGATTGGTATATTATTGCTCAATCTATTACATGGTTTAAGTTGTGCATTCAGATCCCTTTAGTTGAAGATTTTCTGGCGAGTGCGAACCTGTCTTTTTATCTTTTAGAAATGTTGCTAATATGAGCCCTTGACCCTGTTTTATATCAACAGTTGCATCTGTTATAGTTCTTGGACCATTGttcaaatcaatttttttacaaCATTTGATGTACTATTCTGATGAGTTGCTATAATCTATATACAGATTTAGAAGCTTGTGTCTGGCTGGAGGAgatgctcaagaaatttgatCGAATTTTGGTTGTGGTTTCTCACTCCCAGGACTTCCTGAATGGTGTCTGTACAAACATCATACACATGCAGAACAAACAGTTGAAAATGTATACTGGAAACTTTGACCAATATGTTCAAACCCGTTCAGATCATGAGGAGAACCAGATGAAGCAGTACAAGTGGGAGCAAGATCAGATTGCTAATATGAAGGAGTATATTGCTAGATTTGGACATGGGTCAGCCAAATTAGCTCGCCAGGCACAGAGCAAGGAGAAAACTTTGGCAAAGATGGAACGTGGTGGGCTCACACAAAAAGTGTCTAGGGATCAGGTTCTGGTGTTTAGATTTGTTGATGTAGGAAAACTCCCGCCACCAGTTTACAGTTTGTTGAAGTTTCATTTGGCTACACCCCAGATAACCTCATCTACAAGAACATTGACTTTGGGGTGGACCTTGACTCAAGGATAGCTTTGGTTGGGCCCAATGGTGCTGGGAAGAGTACACTCCTAAAGCTGATGACAGGTGATTTGGTTCCGAATGAGGGCATGGTACGTCGACACAATCACTTGCGCATAGCACAATATCACCAGCACTTGACTGAGAAACTTGACTTGGAGCTGTCGGCTCTTGTTTTTATGATAAGAGAGTTCCCAGGTAATGAGGAAGAGAAGATGAGGTCAGCAATCGGGAGGTTTGGACTAACAGGTAAAGCTCAGGTGATGCCAATGAAAAACTTGTCAGATGGACAAAAGAGTCGTGTGATTTTTGCATGGTTGGCATGGAGACAGCCCCAGATGTTGCTGCTGGATGAGCCAACTAATCATTTGGATATCGAGACTATAGACTCGCTTGCTGAGGCTTTGAACGAGTGGGACGGTGGCTTGGTTCTTGTTAGCCATGATTTCAGGCTCATAAACCAGGTGGCTCGTGAAATTTGGGTGTGTGAAGATCAAGCTGTGACCCCATGGGCGGGTGATATCATGGGATTTAAGGCGCACTTGAAGAAGAAAGCTGGCCTATAAGATTGAAGGGGTTAATGatgcttgatatatatataattatatattttttcatcaaGGTAACAATGCTACTTTGGCTTACAAGTTGCAACCATCAAAATGCAGTTTTGGAGTTAATACGGATTGTGTTTTTTCTCTCACGACAATGATGAAATTCTAGGAACAGCAAAAAACTGTTCAAGACAATATATTATGGAGAAACAGTCGTGCTGTTCCGTTGTTTATTTAcctgattaatattttttagcttAGTTCACATATTATCAGCAGCATTCTTGCATGTAGTCTTTGGTTTGGGCCAAGAAATATACTTGAGGGGGGTGTGATGCCAATGTGAAACCTATGTATCTGGTCATTTATATTTGAGTTATACACTCGAAGCAGTCATAGTCGTTATTTTTTTTGAGAGGGAATGAATCTCAACAAAAATGTTCTGATGAATCAATTGAAGTAATGCTTTTCtttaagaaagtttatcatttaATCTTCGGATATTCAAGATTACAGgagaaatttagataataagcttttaaCAAGAAAGACTAGTTTTCGATatttcttgaaatataagttccaATATGTCAcaaattatgaatatatatattgtagacattATATTCACTAATAagacaataatataatatatattttttataaaaaaataaagtccAACCGAAGAAATTCCTTTggtaagagcatcttcaagggTAATCCCTATATTGGatacctaaaatataataaaataatggatACCTAAAATATAGGTAAGCAAAAAAGTTGTTTTACTCCAATGGTATTACCTATACATGttacctataatttaaaaattagtatttattcaatatttaagGTTGAATTGtagtaaatatatgttatattataggtaatattgatgatgtggcattaTAGGGGTTGGCTTTTTGCTCCCTCAAATAAGGGGATGAGTTTTCACTCTCCTAAAAATTTTAAGGGATAGGGAGTTGCGTTGGAGGACTGACTTTTGATCCTAACCCCTAAATCTTGTCCACCTAGACCAAATATGAGTAAGGAGAGCTTGCATTGGGGTTGCTCTAAGACACCTATtttaaacataaataataataaattatatttataaataagtaCCATCAAGCATGGTACAACAGCCATTAATTATAACACCCATGTATGGTACTAATTGCCTCTTAGACGCCCAATAAAATCATCAGTTATGAGTCTTATAGTTATGACCATCATaaatggtactccctccgtcccacccatttcttatcaaatgggttgggcacggaggttaaggaatatgtataaaatagtggaaaataggaagaaaagtgggtaaagtggtgggactcattgatttttaatgtataaaaagaagatagtgaagtaaaagtagtgtgaaaaggaaagaaaagtggagaagtggtgggacccattgactattttggtaagttttgaaatgtaaagaattggatgggacaccccaaaaaagaaagtgtaaagaaatgggtgggacggagggagtaccaaacAGTGGTCGCAAGTAATATTATTGACATAAAATTTGCATATgatatttaaactaataaagatTATTCTTGAATTTAGTACATATATCTAGGTCAGTTCCACATATAACCGCTTAAACTTAGAACATTAGAACCATATTAATAGTCATTAAATGAAggtaatttaaatatttgaaattaaacatataaatgtgttttaaaatagtacatatataaatatacatgtcTTCAGTCAATGCACATTCCTAATTTAATGAAACTAACCATATTTGATCATTCTAACAATAAAATTAGTACTACAATTTAATCCTTAATTCATATATTTCAGCAGtgtgataaaatgatatatacaaattaattcattatactgttgcaaaatcataatatatgaataaattgaatatatttatattgattttattacaATGTTATCTACATATACTTCCAACATACGAAGAGCTAGAGTGtgtatgttttgattttttttattattatttatatgtagtGCAGCAGAATCCCGTGTTTTGTAATATCATATGTATAGTCGTAGAACAACAGAATCTCATgtattgtaatattatattattaaattgattgagATCACATGTTGTAAGTTTATGGATGgcaaaaaaaatccgatccgaatggatatccgaccgtttcgacccgaaAAGATTTTAtcgaacccgatattttggatttgaatttggatttttagacccgaacgagtttggatttggatttggatattaggtattccgtatcgaaacccggtccgaaatccaaatccgatccaaacccgaaacccgataaaaGATCCAAATATCCAAatacatatgtatgtatgtatgtatgtctcTCCTGTGCATACTAATGTActtttttcagtttaaaatatactactccctccgtcactatcatttctttacagttttttacATTGATGGACACGCATTTTAacgcgcatataaaacatagttttataacttatttttaaattttttcttttttgtataaatatataaacatcaaatgtttattcagaagaaaaaaaagttcaaaataatttgtcAAACTACATTTTACGAGAGCATTAAAATACGTGCCGAGTCCCCGTCCCCTatataaacaaatgagggggacggagggagtaacttatgAATAGATAAAGTACACTAACCTCACCCCATATATCTAATCATGTCAAAATTAGATCGATGTATTACTCCTATGAAATAGTAACCGAAATAGTCATGTCAAATTAGCACCAAGATTTAAAAACATCATGATAATGCCAAATTAGCCTAGCATATCATTCCACATTAGCTCAACATATTTCTTGAAAATAACCGACATATTGAATGccttcatttttaaaaatactgcacattaacatataatttatgcatatttaatatatgaaaacaatATCATAATGGGAAAATGAACTTTTGTCACTAAAATATTTAcctttttagaaacttgccattaaactaaatatattttctttatagGCACTAATGTTATATCTTCATTCCATTTTAGTCATCACGTTAACTACTTAACggaaaattcaaattcttttaaaaaaacaatttttttgacaaaaatcaggaaaaatcttaaaaaggtgaaaaaaaatcacttttttaaaaaaaccaaaaaatctCATTTATAGTATACAATACTAAGaactttttctaattttttcggattttttgaattttctttcgaaatttttagattttttttcgaattttgtattttttttgattttttttttgatttttggggctaaattttaaaataacagttcggattaaaatcttaaattttgattGGATTTACATATCATATTTCTCAGTCTCgccaataaaaatttcaaaaaaaattatctaaacccttttattttcaattatttatatttgttttcttatttataGTACAAAAATCTATTCATAATTTGAAGTGGTGATTTTACACTATAAAtgagattatttttttatattttttttataatttttgaattttccgATTTTTTTCACTATATATgagattttttttccttttttaagaaaaattgactttttaaagattttttccaatttttgttttgttttttttgaattttctggatttttcttattttttttaaaaattgaattgtCAGTTAAGTAGTTAACAGAATGACTAAAATGGAATGAAGATATAACGTTAGTGACTATAATGAAAATACATTTAATTCAGTGATGATTTCCAAGAAAGATAAATAGTTTAAAtgtttaatgataaaaaaattcatttttctattaatttatgggaaaatagattttttttgccactcaacttattgtgtttCTAGAAACTTGTCACCCAACTAaactttttttccttttactcactcatgttaggtttggattttttttttttagctaccaacttaggttcggatttgattactagcattatatgataattttatttgtcactaaacttattgcatctttagaaattaaacactcaactataatttttttttattttactcactaatgttaggttcatttttttttgtcactgatgttaattaggttcggatttgattattagcattgcaTTAATTCCGTgcaacattattaaaatatagtggtagtctgcaatattttgatgatttgggaTACGTCTGtgtctttatatatagtactttttatgtctccaATGTCGTTTACCTTGtgtgataagaattttacacgcattttattacttttaaaagatgtagtttcataaataattttacttttttcttccgaataaaaattcagcgtttgaatttttacacacaaaaaaaaaaatcacaaaaataagttatgaaactatgttttatacgAGTCTTAAAATACGTACTAAGCCgtagaaaaaactgtaaactaatgagagCGACGgggggagtaataataataaaatgatgcattatagaggacaatcattgaaaattaagttaacctctctatttatttatctggaaaattgtaataagataaagttattaaaatttatgaaaataaatttgagagatagactgagctagtcgattgaaattttaatagcgaaagatgatgtatcatatcactcaattacactttatcaTATCAGGGAGagtgaattgtttgaagtaattgatttcatattcatgatttattgaatttttagaattctaattacgtTTTATCCtggttttaatttttcatcgggtcattttatattattattgttatatataaagattcacatcatcaaaatattacattctatcactatgtataaatgatgctacaaaaattattataatgttagtaatcaaatccgaacctaagttggtggctaaaaaaaaatccaaacctaatattagtgagtaaaatataaaaaaaattagttgggcgACAAGTTCCAAAAACACAATAAGTTGAGcggaaaaaaaaatctatttttccttatttattGAAATTACTCTTGATCGACAGCGAAAGCCATCCGATAAAAGGACAACGTCATCCATCACTATCACAACATAAACCCCCTCACTTTCTGAACTCAAGTCAATCTATATCTTCTTTTGTGGTGAATATACTTACATAGTATCATATACATACAATGGCAGAAGCTAAAGCACAGATTTTTGAGCTGAACAATGGCACCATGAAAGCTTGCATCTCCAACTATGGCTGCACTATCACTTCTTTGTTTGTACCTGACAAGAATGGTACTCATGATAAGCTCTagccatttttattttatatttaaattttggcaATGACCCTTTTGATCTTGtgttttatttatgtgtttgtgtttgttgctGATGATTGTTGTTAATTTATGTTATTGAAGGGAAATTAGCTGATGTTGTTCTGGGATTTGACTCTGTGGAGCCTTATTTGGTTAGTTTTTGCTAACccttttgataatttttgattttgctACGTGGTTTGTTTTGTGATCTTATGGTGGAATTTCAGGTTTCGGGTGAGTTCGTGTTtgtaaacgagtcaaattcgtGTCTTTTTCAATATATCTGCTGAAATTTAATCAAGATGGTTATGTAATTTAAGgagaataaattatttaataaacgATTTATACATGTTTGTTCCGTTTCTGGGTTTTGTCCTAGTAATTGAGTGGGATTGGGGTTGCTCTAGACATGTCCACACTAGCCTTTCGAAGTTGTTTAGTGGAATTTGATCAAGATGATTACATGATGAAGAGGGATACGATTTTAGATAATGAGTTGTTATGATCATAGTCAGGTTCGTGTCATGTCTATTTTAGCGGTTGGCTCTTAGcgtttactccctccgtcccattttatatgacctcatttcctttttgggaagtcccaaaaagaatgaacctacaatacttactatttttgaacactacttttcactattatacCCAGtacctctatattttatactctctttttataaaataaacactattacacccactactttcctccactatctcaaatctattactattaaatattgatgggtcccaccactttacccacttttcaactacatttactacctttttcttaatctccgtgaaagtcaaacccattcacataaattgggacggagggagtagttcttTTGTGATTTTTGATTACTTCGATTGGATGGGCATATTGAATGAGTGTTTTTACTGGTTATTTTGTAACTGATTATTTGGTTTATGATTGTTGATCAGAAAGGTGCTGCTCCTTATTTTGGCTGCATTGTGGGTCGGGTTGCAAATAGGATCAAAGAGGGAAAGTTTACACTGGATGGGGTTAATTACTCTCTCCCCATCAACAATGGACCGAATAGTCTCCATGGTAATACTTTCTCCGTATCTTGTTTTCAATACTAAATAGGAGAGATCAGTGTTTGAATATATGTGACTAGGCAGGATTTGTTTTGGTGTATGAACCTAATGTacaataatataactataatatatatattattgtacaTAGAAGGCGAGTTTGACTGTGACGGGTcccttttttataattattttttttagctcTGAGCTTTTGGATTAAATCTTCTTATTACAGTGTTCATCCCCAAGTTCTATGCCCACTCCGAAGTCCTTTTCTGTGCCATAACAAACAGTTGCATTTGATTTTCCTCCGTTTCCGGTGGTTAATTTAACTTTGCAAATTATTGCAGTCTGATTCCTCATCCCTTAGTATAGTGGCACAGTTTTCTGTTAGGAAACTCTTTCACAGTGCTGACCATGTGATCGCAACCCAGAATATGCTTTTTCAAAGTAGGCAAGCATAGGATGTTATTTGGGAAATTTCTTGACCAGATTATAAATTGGACACTGTTATGTGTGGTGGTAGCGGTAAAAAGGACAGGAAGTGCATGTGGTTCTTTCCTGTTTGCTGAGATGGCGCAGTATACTTGGTGGAAATTAGAGAAGCCACAAATGTAGAATGGGATTCATGTAGTTTGTAATATATCCCTGTTTATAATTTATTCCTGGCTTTGAATCACGTGTGTGTAAAATACTTTTCTCCTATTATCTGTTTGAAGTGCAATAGCTCAAAATGCTATGATCTACCTTAAAGATATTATAATACTACACCACATGTGCTACAGAACGTTTGGTGTACCATTCTATGTTCTTCGCTAAGCTAAATTCTGGATCAACATGATGCTGCTTCTTTCTAGAGTACATAGTTTTGTGGATATTTACGCAAGATGTATTACCATATTATGGGGTTTGGATGTTGCTGTTATCTTGTTACGGGTTTGGTTGCCAGACACTCAAACCTTTGATTAAACTAGTAATAGTATTTGTTCCTCGAAACATATGAAGGCTACAGAGAGTTTGTTTCGCTTGTCAATATAGTTtgcatgataatttttttaattattttgcaaTGCATTCTCTTGAAGGCGGGCTTAAAGGATTTGACAAGGTGCTTTGGGAAGTTGTTGATTACAAGAAGGGAGAAAATCCATCCATTACCTTCAAATACCATTGCCGTGATGGCGAGGAAGGTACTACTTCTTTATCTCAATCTCTGTCTTTGGCTCTTTATGTGTAGGTAACTTCAGACTTCACTCTGCTATGTCGAAACAGGATATCCTGGAGATGTTTCTGTGACGGCAACGTACACTCTAACTGCAAGCACTAGTATGAGGCTTGACATGGAAGCAATTCCTGAAAATAAGCCCACTCCAATAAATCTAGCTCAGCATACCTACTGGAATCTGGCTGGCCACAACTCAGGCAACATTCTGGATCATTCAGCTCAGATATGGGCAATGCACATCACCCCTGTAGATCAGAACACAATCCCAACTGGAGAAATTATGCCAGTTAAGGGCACTGCATTTGACTTTTCTGCAGAGAAGAAGATTGGAAGTTCTATCAGCGAAGTCCCTGGCTTAGGATATGATCACAACTATGTCCTTGATTGCGGGGATGAAAAATTGGGCTTGAAACATGCTGCAAAGTTGAAAGATCCATCAAGTGCAAGGGTTCTCAACCTATGGACCAATGCTCCAGGTATGCAGTTTTACACAGGAAATTATGTTTCCGGAGTTGTTGGGAAAGGTGGAGCGGTGTATGGTAAACATGCAGGCGTTTGTATGGAGACTCAAGGATTTCCAAATGCTATTAATCAACCAAACTTTCCATCTGTAGTTGTTAAACCTGGCGAGAAGTACCAGCACAGCATGTTGTTTGAGTTTTCAGCAGAATAAGCAAGTACCATAAATTAGTTGTAGGACTCAAAAAATTATCTGAGTGAGGAATGGAATAATACATGTTTCTAGACTGTATGCGTGATGCGAGCAGAACTTTGAAATGTCGTGTGGATGATGCTGAATTTTGAACTGCCTATGGTGACAATGAAACTTGTTTGAAAAATTCAGATGTTAACTCATTTTTAAGGTAAATGGTCGACAtctagtttattttttatattgagAATGAGATTATTTTGTTACAATTTATTACAGGTATATCGTCTATATACACACTTTTCCACACACCAATTTCAAGCTAGCCATTTCATCTCAATTTATCTATGGATTACACTAGGAAAATGTCTTAGatgaaagtttaagtcctcATAGCAGGGGACAACTTCCAACTATAGTTTCTGGAAATTACGTCGAGAACATATTATTAATATGCCTcaaactttccattttctaacataCACGTGGGCTTCTGAGAATGGATACTGTATTCTGATGGGATCCTATTGGAACTGCGAGTTTAGTCTCTTTTACTATGGACAGAATACTAGAACATCTGCAGAAATTTCAAGACTGTGCAAGTCATTTTATGCTTGGAAACTCCCTTCTGATTTCTCATTGGCTGCTTCTGATTGTTATTGTGGAAGTTGCCTTCTGAGAGAGGAGTTCTCAAAGGATGCTCTTCCTGAATGGATTGATTGGCAACAAAAGAAAGACATAGTTCTGGCTTTTGCATCCTCGATAAAGATCCTTCTGTCCAACTGTTTGAGCCAGAGAATTTTAAATGTTCCAGACCAACCTCAGTTGCCTCCTTTTACCTTTCAGAACCCGACACACTGTAGTAATAAGTGGCCTCGCAAGATGCAGCATTGCAATGCGCTTGTAGGTCCAGCAGTTCCTCTACATTTTTTGGTAACTTATAACAAGCTGTATATagaagaagcagaagcagaTGGACAATCAGCTAACTGTCTATAATATATCCTCTCGCCTGAAAGCCCATTTTTGGGATTTTAGAGTGGATACAGGGGTTCATTTTCGACAACTCGTGTATTACTTGAGCTCTAAAATCCATATTGGATGGCCAACTCTCCTAAAACTTAAGGTGTAGAGGAGAACTGCTAGATGGTTCTTATATTTTTCACAAGACGCTCTTTCTGGGAGACTTATCTTTATCAATGGACTTCGTATATTGCCTGTTAAATTGTGCCAGATGCAAGACCTTGCAACATCAATGCTGGAATTATGGAATTTGATGCATACTTCATTTGAAGAGCAGCAGATGTTTCAGAATGTTATCCGCGACATAGCTGCTtctgaaaatgaaataaaagagGCTatcatgctttctgagatgccATTAATATCATGTTTCGTTTGTTTATGAAGTCTAGAATAAATGATCTACTTCTTAGCAAAGTAATTTTAACCGCAACAAAAAATTAATTGTGGTCATAAATTGTAAACCAGGAATGCATGAAGATACTGACCTTAGTTCAATAAGATTTTGTTTTTGCCTACCAAAGTCATCCTAAAGGTTCCAGCGTTtaaatgattgatttttttgttttggtaTTTGAAGTTGATAAAATCCCGAGACACTTGGATCTGTTCTCATTCTTTAACTCATTTCATTCCACACTTCCCTGCCCTGTGTTCTTCTCATCACTTGAGGTAGGAGAGGCTTGGACATTGCTGATCTTCCGGAAAAAAAGCACTTATTGAGTGGTCATGACTCATGAAGCCCACTTGTCACCTGTGTTTCGCAAGCCATTTTCGCCTATACTgtccaaagaattattgaaggCCAATGCAGCAAATGTATTGGAAGAGCTGATAGGGACACACTATGAGACAACACAAAAACCAATTGAAAGTAACACTAAATTTCTCACTCCCTCCAAAACAGTTTGTGCTGCAGCGGAAGAAGCGATAATTCCAAAGACGatgttttttgttttacaaaatacatttgtacaataaaatattttttggggGTTATCAGACTATTTATATACTCCATCCCCTCCTAAATATAAGTTACTTTGACTTATTGCACATGAATCTAAGTATTTTGACCACACACTTAGAATTAatagtttcaaatttttttaaaataaaaatatacgtctcgtattttaattcataaaaaggaatttttagaaaaaaaaaaaatttaggtaGGTGATTAAAGTACATGGAATTGTGTGCAAAAAATCTAAGTGACTTATAAAAAGGATCAGAGTGAGTAATTCTATAGCTGAAATTTCAAATTACTATCAATTTTCTCAACtcttaatattttatcacaaattttagataaatttaaaataacagaACTAGATTTTCATAAATATCCACTAAGATATCTAAATTTGTTAATCGCGTTGAGAAATGATAGAAAATTGTGCTAAAATTTGTGTACATAGTAGTTCTAGTTTTAAAGTTccaatattttcatttaaaaatataaaaagacaaAAACGCTAAACAcgctatataaaaataatagcgaCTCATTTTTTTTCTAAGTAATTGGGAGGAGGACCGAAACACACTAAACTTGATAAAGACGGGCCATCAAATTTAGAGGAGGTAGCCTTGCGAACAGTTTAATGCACAATCCTCTTCAACTCTTTGAGCGAAATACggaaaaagaaaggaaaattCATGGACCGACCCTATCATCTCTACCCGTATGAACTATGAGATCATCTTAAGGACGTCTTTGACATTCAAGAGTCACAGACCCATCTTAGAACCTGTTCAATAATCAATAAGTGAAACGTTAGTTGTTCCCTCTCACATCGGATAGTCGATTCGTTAATATGAAGTTGATGCTCACACGGTgctaaattaaaagaataactaAATTTTCATTATTGAACCAAAGTACTTGACACATCGAAGAgtattaaattctaaatattaGT is a window from the Daucus carota subsp. sativus chromosome 8, DH1 v3.0, whole genome shotgun sequence genome containing:
- the LOC108199405 gene encoding LOW QUALITY PROTEIN: ABC transporter F family member 1 (The sequence of the model RefSeq protein was modified relative to this genomic sequence to represent the inferred CDS: inserted 2 bases in 2 codons); translated protein: MVSDASKKKVAQKKAAAAAKRGGKAAAATKIASSSSSTDNLSNGMDALQISDRTCTGVLCSHPLSRDIRIESLSLTFHGHDLIVDSELELNYGRRYGLLGLNGCGKSTLLTSIGRRELXIPEHMDIFHLTREIEASDMSSLQAVLNCDEEKLKLEKEAEALAAQDDGGGEALERIYERLDAMDAATAEKRAAEILFGLGFTKEMQAKKTRDFSGGWRMRIALARALFMNPTLLLLDEPTNHLDLEACVWLEEMLKKFDRILVVVSHSQDFLNGVCTNIIHMQNKQLKMYTGNFDQYVQTRSDHEENQMKQYKWEQDQIANMKEYIARFGHGSAKLARQAQSKEKTLAKMERGGLTQKVSRDQVLVFRFVDVGKLPPPXLQFVEVSFGYTPDNLIYKNIDFGVDLDSRIALVGPNGAGKSTLLKLMTGDLVPNEGMVRRHNHLRIAQYHQHLTEKLDLELSALVFMIREFPGNEEEKMRSAIGRFGLTGKAQVMPMKNLSDGQKSRVIFAWLAWRQPQMLLLDEPTNHLDIETIDSLAEALNEWDGGLVLVSHDFRLINQVAREIWVCEDQAVTPWAGDIMGFKAHLKKKAGL
- the LOC135148413 gene encoding uncharacterized protein LOC135148413, with product MAEAKAQIFELNNGTMKACISNYGCTITSLFVPDKNGKLADVVLGFDSVEPYLKGAAPYFGCIVGRVANRIKEGKFTLDGVNYSLPINNGPNSLHGGLKGFDKVLWEVVDYKKGENPSITFKYHCRDGEEGYPGDVSVTATYTLTASTSMRLDMEAIPENKPTPINLAQHTYWNLAGHNSGNILDHSAQIWAMHITPVDQNTIPTGEIMPVKGTAFDFSAEKKIGSSISEVPGLGYDHNYVLDCGDEKLGLKHAAKLKDPSSARVLNLWTNAPGMQFYTGNYVSGVVGKGGAVYGKHAGVCMETQGFPNAINQPNFPSVVVKPGEKYQHSMLFEFSAE